In the Gallaecimonas pentaromativorans genome, one interval contains:
- a CDS encoding IS481 family transposase, whose product MNIKLHANAATTPKVRQYIQQSTQSVAALAKELGVSETTIRRWKHRDSAQDRSHTAHNLQTHLNPVQEWLIVELRKTLLLPLDDLLTVVRRFIYPELSRSALDRCLRRNGVGNLKALLPDTEPKPSPKSFKDYEPGYVHVDVKYLPQMPDETRRQYLFVAIDRATRWVYLEVMKDKTAASASRFLSHLTRQAPFKVRIVLTDNGKEFTDRFCATGQREPTGEHGFDQVCAGQQIEHRLIKPRHPQTNGMVERFNGRIAVLLKENRFASAEDLAATLDRYQRLYNQFIPQKALSHMTPLDKLKAYYQESPALFRIRPVNRPGPDSYLFNI is encoded by the coding sequence TTGAACATCAAATTGCACGCTAACGCGGCCACCACGCCCAAGGTCCGACAATACATCCAACAATCGACCCAGTCGGTCGCGGCCTTGGCCAAGGAGCTGGGGGTGTCTGAAACCACCATCCGGCGCTGGAAGCACCGCGATAGCGCGCAGGACCGGTCGCACACCGCCCACAACCTGCAAACCCATCTCAACCCGGTACAGGAATGGCTTATCGTCGAGCTGCGTAAGACACTGCTCTTGCCGCTCGACGACTTGCTGACCGTGGTGCGTCGCTTCATCTACCCTGAGCTGTCCCGGTCGGCACTGGACCGCTGCCTGCGCCGTAACGGCGTCGGCAACCTCAAGGCGCTGCTGCCGGACACCGAGCCCAAGCCATCCCCCAAGTCGTTCAAGGACTATGAACCTGGCTACGTCCATGTCGATGTGAAGTACCTGCCGCAGATGCCCGATGAAACGCGCCGCCAATACCTGTTCGTCGCCATTGACCGGGCCACCCGCTGGGTGTACCTGGAGGTTATGAAAGACAAGACCGCTGCTTCGGCCAGCCGCTTCCTGAGCCATCTTACCCGCCAGGCCCCCTTCAAAGTCCGTATCGTGCTGACCGACAACGGCAAGGAGTTCACTGACCGCTTCTGCGCGACCGGCCAGAGAGAGCCCACCGGCGAGCATGGGTTTGACCAAGTGTGTGCCGGCCAACAGATAGAGCACCGCCTCATCAAACCTCGCCATCCACAGACCAACGGCATGGTTGAACGCTTCAACGGCCGCATCGCCGTGTTGCTGAAAGAAAACCGTTTCGCATCAGCCGAGGATTTGGCGGCCACCCTGGACCGCTACCAGCGGCTATACAATCAATTCATTCCACAGAAAGCGTTGAGTCATATGACACCGCTGGATAAGCTCAAAGCGTATTACCAAGAGTCACCCGCGTTATTTCGGATAAGACCAGTCAATCGTCCGGGACCTGACAGTTACTTATTCAATATTTGA
- the secF gene encoding protein translocase subunit SecF: MQFFNFKSDVNFMKMRLPAAILSLVLVASSIGVLVVKGLSWGLDFTGGTLIEVNFARPADLEKVRSELQQSGFGEPSVQFFGTSRDVLIRMPPQDEAKSSSLGDRLVANLKAKSGDDVTLKRIEFVGPSVGNELVEQGGLAVFVALLCILLYVSVRFEWKLALGSVVALFHDVTITLGFFSLLGIEFDLTVLAAVLTVIGYSLNDTIVVFDRIRENFRKMRKGTPIEITNNALTFTLSRTIMTSATTLFVVIAIFAVGGPVIHAFAAALLMGITVGTYSSIYVASAVALKMGLSKEDLMPTVVEKEGADLDPLP, from the coding sequence ATGCAGTTTTTTAATTTTAAAAGCGACGTCAACTTTATGAAGATGCGCCTGCCAGCGGCCATTTTGTCGCTGGTATTGGTCGCCTCTTCCATTGGCGTGTTGGTAGTCAAGGGCCTGAGCTGGGGCCTGGACTTTACCGGCGGTACCCTGATTGAGGTGAATTTTGCCCGTCCGGCAGACCTGGAAAAGGTGCGCAGCGAGCTGCAGCAAAGCGGTTTTGGCGAGCCCTCGGTGCAGTTTTTTGGCACCAGCCGTGACGTGCTTATTCGTATGCCTCCTCAGGACGAAGCCAAATCGTCTAGCCTGGGCGATCGCCTGGTGGCAAACCTCAAGGCTAAAAGCGGTGACGACGTTACCCTCAAACGTATCGAGTTCGTTGGCCCCTCTGTGGGTAATGAACTGGTAGAGCAGGGTGGCCTGGCTGTGTTTGTGGCACTGCTGTGTATCCTGCTGTACGTGTCGGTGCGGTTTGAGTGGAAACTGGCGCTAGGCTCGGTGGTGGCGCTCTTTCACGACGTGACCATCACCTTGGGCTTTTTCTCGCTGCTGGGTATCGAGTTTGACCTTACCGTTCTGGCAGCGGTGCTGACGGTGATCGGTTACTCCCTGAACGACACCATCGTGGTGTTTGACCGTATCCGGGAGAACTTTCGCAAAATGCGTAAAGGCACCCCGATTGAGATCACCAACAACGCCCTGACCTTTACCCTCAGCCGGACCATCATGACCTCCGCCACTACCCTGTTTGTGGTTATCGCCATCTTCGCGGTAGGCGGCCCGGTGATCCACGCCTTTGCGGCGGCGCTGCTGATGGGTATTACCGTTGGTACCTATTCTTCTATCTATGTGGCATCTGCCGTGGCGCTGAAAATGGGCCTGAGCAAAGAAGATTTGATGCCGACTGTAGTGGAAAAGGAAGGGGCCGACTTGGACCCGCTGCCTTAA
- the secD gene encoding protein translocase subunit SecD — MLNKYPLWKYLMLIVVVVIGFLYAAPNLYGEDPAIQVSGVRSAVVDNSTLDKVRAALKEDGITAKSIAVENGLLLARFSDTETQLKAQEVVTKAMGDDYSVALNLAPATPAWLRDVHASPMKLGLDLRGGVHFLMQVDMPEAITKAENDLQTDLRTNLREEKLRYTGIRRIGEGKIKVTLRDDETAEQAETFLKKSAGTDYQVDRDGKDVVLTLTPTRIKEIREYALSQNITIIRNRVNELGVAEPLVQRQGTDRILVELPGVQDTARAKEILGATATLEFHLVDTQHDLGDALNGHVPPGSVLYKSRDGRPVLAEKRIMLTGDHIQDAQSGFDEYQRPQVNIKLDSQGGDMMSRATKDNIGKPMATVFIEYKPTGEKGPDGKPTLKKVEEVIQVATIQARLGRSFRITGINTPQEAHNLSLLLRAGALLAPIQIVEERTVGPSLGAQNIQDGMNSLIYGSIAILIFMAIYYRAFGLVANLALVMNVVLIVGIMSLIPGATLTLPGIAGIVLTVGMSVDANVLIFERIREELNAGVGVQKAIHNGYSNALSTIADANITTMITALILFGIGSGPVKGFAVTLAIGILTSMFTAIVGTRAVINLIYGGRRVEKLSI; from the coding sequence GTGTTGAACAAATACCCGCTGTGGAAATACCTGATGCTGATCGTTGTGGTCGTCATCGGGTTCCTGTATGCGGCGCCAAACCTTTACGGTGAGGACCCTGCCATACAGGTTTCCGGGGTTCGTAGCGCTGTTGTCGACAACAGCACCCTGGACAAGGTGCGTGCAGCCCTCAAAGAAGACGGCATCACTGCCAAGTCTATCGCCGTTGAAAACGGCCTGCTCCTGGCCCGTTTCAGTGACACTGAAACCCAGCTAAAAGCCCAGGAAGTAGTGACCAAGGCCATGGGTGACGATTACAGCGTGGCGCTGAACCTGGCGCCCGCCACACCGGCCTGGTTGCGCGATGTGCATGCCAGCCCCATGAAGCTGGGTCTTGACCTGCGTGGCGGCGTGCACTTCTTGATGCAGGTGGACATGCCCGAGGCCATCACCAAGGCCGAGAACGACCTGCAGACCGATTTGCGCACCAACCTGCGTGAAGAAAAGCTGCGCTATACCGGTATTCGCCGCATCGGCGAGGGCAAAATCAAGGTCACTTTGCGTGACGACGAGACTGCCGAGCAAGCCGAGACTTTCCTCAAGAAAAGTGCCGGCACCGATTACCAGGTCGACCGTGACGGCAAAGATGTGGTGCTGACCCTCACCCCGACTCGCATCAAGGAAATTCGCGAGTACGCCCTTAGCCAGAACATCACCATCATCCGTAACCGGGTGAACGAGTTGGGTGTGGCAGAGCCTCTGGTGCAGCGCCAAGGCACCGACCGTATCCTGGTTGAACTGCCCGGCGTGCAGGACACCGCCCGCGCCAAAGAAATCTTGGGTGCTACCGCTACCCTGGAATTCCACCTGGTGGATACCCAGCACGACCTAGGTGATGCCCTGAACGGCCACGTACCGCCCGGCTCCGTGCTCTATAAGAGCCGTGACGGCCGCCCGGTGCTGGCTGAAAAACGCATCATGCTGACCGGTGACCATATTCAAGACGCCCAATCGGGCTTTGATGAATACCAGCGTCCCCAGGTCAACATCAAGCTCGATTCCCAAGGCGGCGACATGATGAGCCGCGCCACCAAGGACAACATCGGCAAGCCGATGGCCACGGTGTTTATCGAGTACAAACCAACCGGCGAGAAAGGCCCCGATGGCAAGCCGACCTTGAAAAAGGTTGAAGAAGTCATCCAGGTAGCGACCATTCAGGCGCGCCTGGGCCGCAGTTTCCGCATCACCGGTATCAACACCCCCCAAGAAGCCCACAACCTCTCTTTGCTGCTGCGTGCCGGTGCCCTGTTGGCACCCATCCAGATCGTGGAAGAGCGCACCGTTGGGCCGTCTTTGGGTGCCCAGAACATCCAGGACGGCATGAACTCCCTGATTTACGGTTCAATTGCCATCCTTATCTTCATGGCCATTTACTACCGCGCCTTCGGTTTGGTGGCGAACCTGGCCCTGGTGATGAACGTGGTGTTGATTGTCGGCATCATGTCCCTTATTCCGGGGGCCACCCTGACGCTGCCGGGTATCGCCGGTATCGTGTTGACGGTGGGGATGTCGGTGGATGCCAACGTACTGATATTCGAGCGTATTCGTGAAGAGCTGAACGCTGGTGTCGGGGTGCAAAAAGCCATTCATAACGGCTATTCCAACGCTTTGTCCACCATTGCCGACGCCAACATCACCACCATGATCACCGCCCTTATCCTGTTCGGTATCGGCTCCGGGCCTGTTAAAGGCTTCGCGGTGACCCTGGCCATCGGTATCTTGACCTCCATGTTTACCGCCATTGTCGGTACCCGTGCCGTCATCAACCTCATCTACGGCGGTCGCCGTGTTGAGAAGCTGTCCATCTAA
- the yajC gene encoding preprotein translocase subunit YajC, producing MFINSAFASTGAAGQQGGGLQLIIMLVLFGAIFYFMIYRPQAKRVKEHKNLMGNLKKGDEVLTNGGLIGRIAKVEDDKDFLVIALNDTTEVTVQKAAVQAVLPKGTMKSL from the coding sequence ATGTTCATTAATTCTGCGTTCGCCAGCACTGGCGCGGCCGGTCAACAAGGCGGCGGTTTGCAGCTCATCATCATGCTGGTGCTGTTTGGCGCCATTTTCTATTTCATGATTTATCGTCCCCAGGCCAAACGTGTCAAAGAGCACAAAAACCTGATGGGCAACCTGAAAAAAGGTGACGAAGTGCTGACCAACGGCGGCCTGATCGGCCGTATCGCCAAGGTAGAAGACGATAAAGACTTCCTCGTTATCGCTCTGAACGACACCACCGAAGTGACTGTCCAGAAAGCCGCCGTACAGGCTGTGCTGCCCAAGGGCACCATGAAGTCGCTCTAA
- the tgt gene encoding tRNA guanosine(34) transglycosylase Tgt, with the protein MKYELFNTDGQARRGQLVFERGTVQTPAFMPVGTYGTVKGMTPEEVADTGAEILLGNTFHLWLRPGQDVMKAHGDLHDFMHWHGPILTDSGGFQVFSLGDIRKITEAGVHFRNPINGDKIFLDPEKSMEIQTDLGSDIVMIFDECTPYPATHDEAKKSMEMSLRWAKRSRDHFDKLENPNALFGIIQGSVYEDLRDVSIKGLTEIGFDGYAVGGLAVGEPKDDMHRILSHVNPQLPADKPRYLMGVGKPEDLVEGVRRGIDMFDCVMPTRNARNGHLFVTEGVIKIRNAKHRSDTSPLDGECDCYTCKHYSKAYLHHLDRCNEILGARLNTIHNLRYYQRVMEGLRGAIEQGRLDAFVKDFYERKGMEVPAL; encoded by the coding sequence ATGAAATACGAACTCTTTAACACCGATGGCCAGGCTCGCCGTGGCCAGTTGGTTTTCGAGCGCGGTACGGTGCAAACCCCGGCCTTTATGCCGGTGGGCACCTACGGCACCGTCAAGGGCATGACCCCGGAAGAAGTGGCCGACACCGGCGCCGAAATTCTGCTGGGTAACACCTTCCACCTGTGGCTGCGCCCAGGCCAGGACGTGATGAAAGCCCACGGCGATTTGCACGATTTCATGCACTGGCATGGCCCCATTCTTACCGATTCCGGCGGTTTTCAGGTATTTAGCCTGGGGGATATTCGTAAGATCACCGAAGCTGGCGTGCATTTTCGTAACCCCATCAATGGCGACAAAATCTTCCTGGACCCGGAAAAGTCCATGGAAATTCAGACCGATCTCGGTTCTGACATCGTGATGATCTTCGATGAGTGCACCCCATACCCGGCCACCCATGACGAAGCTAAAAAATCCATGGAAATGAGCCTGCGCTGGGCCAAACGCTCGCGCGATCATTTCGACAAATTGGAAAACCCCAATGCTCTCTTTGGCATTATCCAGGGCTCGGTGTATGAGGATTTGCGCGATGTGTCCATCAAGGGCCTGACCGAAATTGGCTTTGACGGCTACGCCGTTGGCGGCCTGGCGGTGGGTGAGCCCAAGGACGACATGCACCGCATTTTGAGCCATGTAAACCCGCAGCTGCCGGCCGACAAACCCCGTTACCTGATGGGGGTGGGGAAGCCCGAAGATCTGGTGGAAGGGGTGCGCCGCGGCATCGATATGTTCGATTGCGTTATGCCTACCCGTAATGCCCGTAACGGCCACCTTTTTGTAACCGAAGGTGTCATCAAAATTCGTAATGCCAAGCACCGCAGTGACACCAGCCCCCTGGACGGCGAGTGCGATTGCTACACCTGCAAGCATTATTCCAAGGCCTATCTGCATCACCTGGATCGCTGTAACGAGATCCTCGGTGCCCGCCTAAATACCATACATAACCTTCGGTATTACCAGAGGGTGATGGAAGGTTTGCGGGGTGCCATAGAGCAAGGTAGATTAGACGCCTTTGTAAAAGACTTTTACGAGCGCAAGGGTATGGAAGTACCCGCACTTTAA
- the queA gene encoding tRNA preQ1(34) S-adenosylmethionine ribosyltransferase-isomerase QueA — protein sequence MQRADFHFDLPEDLIARHPMPERSASRLLMLDGPTGSVAHRHFTDLLGQLEPGDLLVFNNTRVIPARLFGQKASGGKIEALVERVLDDKRVLAHVRSSKSPKEGSALVFDDGVTATMAARHDALFELVFDGEETVLSILERIGHMPLPPYIDRPDDAADRERYQTVYNEKPGAVAAPTAGLHFDEPLLEKIRAKGVETAFVTLHVGAGTFQPVRADNIFEHKMHSEYAEVPQAVVDAVNACKARGGRVIAVGTTSVRSLESAAQAAQKAGTELAPFASDTDIFIYPGYRFLVVDGLVTNFHLPESTLIMLVSAFAGYNETLAAYREAVAERYRFFSYGDAMFITKNPEAKGPGA from the coding sequence ATGCAACGCGCCGACTTTCATTTTGACTTGCCCGAAGACCTCATCGCCCGCCACCCCATGCCGGAGCGCAGTGCCAGCCGGCTGCTGATGCTCGATGGCCCTACCGGCAGCGTTGCTCACCGCCACTTTACCGATCTGCTCGGTCAGCTTGAGCCCGGCGACTTGTTGGTGTTTAACAACACCCGGGTTATTCCGGCCCGGCTCTTTGGCCAGAAGGCCTCCGGCGGCAAGATTGAGGCGCTGGTGGAGCGGGTGCTGGACGACAAGCGGGTGCTGGCCCATGTGCGCTCCAGTAAATCGCCCAAGGAAGGCAGCGCCCTGGTGTTTGATGACGGCGTTACCGCCACCATGGCTGCCCGCCACGACGCCCTGTTTGAGCTGGTTTTTGACGGCGAAGAAACGGTGCTGAGCATTTTGGAGCGCATTGGCCACATGCCGCTGCCGCCTTATATCGACCGCCCTGATGACGCCGCCGACCGCGAGCGCTACCAGACCGTTTATAACGAAAAGCCTGGCGCCGTGGCGGCTCCTACCGCTGGCCTGCATTTTGACGAGCCGCTGCTGGAGAAAATCCGCGCCAAAGGGGTGGAAACCGCTTTTGTGACCCTGCACGTAGGGGCTGGCACCTTTCAGCCGGTGCGGGCCGACAACATCTTCGAGCACAAGATGCACAGCGAGTACGCCGAAGTGCCGCAAGCGGTGGTGGACGCCGTTAATGCCTGTAAAGCGCGAGGCGGGCGGGTGATTGCAGTGGGTACCACCTCGGTGCGAAGCCTCGAGTCTGCCGCCCAGGCCGCCCAGAAGGCCGGCACCGAATTGGCACCTTTTGCCAGCGACACCGATATCTTTATCTACCCCGGTTACCGCTTTTTGGTGGTGGATGGCTTGGTGACCAACTTTCACCTGCCCGAAAGCACCCTGATCATGCTGGTGAGCGCCTTTGCCGGTTACAACGAAACCCTGGCGGCCTACCGCGAGGCGGTGGCTGAGCGTTACCGCTTCTTTTCTTATGGCGATGCCATGTTTATCACCAAAAACCCCGAGGCCAAGGGCCCAGGGGCGTAA
- a CDS encoding ATP-binding protein, with the protein MKSIRRYFAIRFVVLFLLVLVAVSIFGYSRAAHEAEELYDAELAQSARIIMGMVEKPLDTERLNAIRDALATATRHSLVAGESEHDETIFGHHYEKKLLFQVYSPEGELLFSNLNEDISLKSPGYHWLLSPSEQRWRLFTVFDDHDSYWLQTGQLAEVREEITEEAVLKPALWQAGLMTVLVIILSGVLITRGLRPVKALSAQVAKRSPDELTPLSIEDSPAEVKPLVQALNSLLEALDDTLKRERRFTDDAAHELRTPLAGAQLHLDNALNADTAEAREASLAAARSGIARLTHLVGQLLTLARLEGKNQLPKIETVHLGQLIRALLAEMYPLAQQRNQQLALDEQQDWQVQGDRALLAVMIRNLVDNALRYSPSDCEILISLEDGQLTVDDCGPGIPAQERQACLARFHRLAGSPVDGAGLGLAIVVEIARRHGLALALDDSPQGGLRASIKKARP; encoded by the coding sequence ATGAAATCTATCCGCCGTTATTTTGCCATCCGGTTTGTGGTGCTGTTCCTGCTGGTACTGGTTGCGGTCAGCATCTTTGGCTATTCCCGCGCTGCCCACGAAGCCGAAGAGCTGTACGACGCCGAGCTGGCTCAGTCGGCTCGCATCATCATGGGCATGGTGGAAAAGCCACTCGATACCGAGCGGCTCAACGCCATCCGTGACGCCCTGGCCACCGCCACCCGCCACAGCCTGGTGGCCGGGGAGTCTGAGCACGACGAAACCATCTTCGGCCATCACTACGAGAAAAAGCTGCTGTTCCAGGTTTACAGCCCGGAAGGGGAGCTGCTGTTTTCCAACCTCAACGAAGATATTTCCCTTAAATCTCCCGGCTACCACTGGTTGCTGTCGCCAAGCGAGCAGCGCTGGCGGCTCTTTACCGTTTTTGACGACCACGACAGCTACTGGCTGCAAACCGGCCAGTTGGCGGAAGTGCGTGAAGAGATAACCGAAGAGGCGGTGCTGAAACCGGCGCTGTGGCAGGCTGGGCTGATGACGGTGCTGGTGATTATCCTCTCCGGGGTGCTGATTACCCGGGGGCTAAGGCCGGTCAAGGCGCTGTCGGCCCAGGTGGCCAAACGCAGTCCCGATGAGCTGACGCCCCTTAGCATTGAGGACTCCCCGGCGGAGGTCAAACCGCTGGTGCAGGCCCTTAACTCGCTACTTGAAGCCCTGGACGACACCTTAAAACGGGAGCGGCGTTTTACCGACGATGCTGCCCACGAGCTGCGCACCCCTCTAGCCGGCGCCCAGTTGCATCTGGATAACGCCCTTAATGCCGACACCGCCGAAGCGCGAGAAGCCTCGCTGGCGGCGGCCCGCAGCGGCATTGCCCGCTTAACCCACCTAGTGGGGCAGCTGCTGACCCTGGCCCGGCTGGAAGGCAAAAACCAGTTGCCGAAGATTGAAACCGTGCACCTGGGCCAGCTTATCCGCGCTTTGTTGGCCGAGATGTACCCGCTTGCTCAGCAGCGCAACCAGCAATTGGCGCTGGATGAACAGCAAGACTGGCAGGTTCAAGGAGACAGGGCGCTGCTGGCGGTGATGATCCGCAATTTGGTTGATAACGCCCTGCGCTACAGCCCCAGCGACTGCGAAATTCTAATCAGCCTTGAAGACGGCCAGTTGACGGTGGACGATTGCGGCCCTGGTATTCCGGCACAAGAGCGCCAGGCCTGCCTGGCCCGCTTTCACCGCCTGGCGGGTAGCCCGGTGGACGGCGCCGGCCTTGGCCTTGCCATAGTGGTGGAGATCGCCCGTCGCCACGGCCTGGCCCTGGCGCTTGACGACAGCCCCCAAGGCGGCCTTCGCGCCAGCATAAAAAAAGCCCGGCCATAA
- a CDS encoding response regulator: MRLMLVEDDVLLGQGLVTAFGREGYAVDWYQRISEAQSAMAAGQPDMVVLDWQLPDGSGIELLKSWRRQGMSLPVLMLTARDAIDDRIQGLDSGADDYLVKPFESRELLARLRALSRRPVNQVDPVLANGTLSLDPASHQVMLASEQVALSRREFALLHELIRQPDRVLTREQLIERLYSWGEELESNTLEVHVHHLRKKLGSEFIKTIRGVGYVMPKLS; the protein is encoded by the coding sequence ATGCGTTTAATGCTCGTTGAAGACGATGTACTGCTGGGCCAAGGGCTGGTGACCGCCTTTGGCCGTGAAGGTTATGCCGTTGACTGGTACCAACGTATCAGCGAGGCCCAAAGCGCCATGGCCGCCGGCCAGCCCGACATGGTGGTGCTGGATTGGCAGCTCCCTGACGGCTCCGGCATCGAGCTTCTTAAAAGCTGGCGCCGCCAGGGGATGTCGCTGCCGGTGCTGATGCTGACCGCCCGCGACGCCATCGACGACCGCATCCAGGGCCTGGACAGCGGCGCCGACGATTACCTGGTCAAACCCTTCGAATCGCGCGAGCTGTTGGCAAGGCTCAGGGCCTTGTCACGGCGCCCGGTCAACCAAGTGGACCCGGTGCTAGCCAATGGCACGCTGAGCTTGGACCCTGCCAGCCACCAGGTGATGCTGGCGAGTGAGCAGGTAGCCCTTTCTCGGCGCGAGTTTGCCCTGCTGCATGAGCTTATTCGCCAACCGGACCGGGTACTGACCCGCGAGCAGCTTATCGAACGGCTTTACAGCTGGGGCGAAGAACTCGAGTCCAACACCCTGGAAGTGCACGTGCACCACCTGCGCAAAAAGCTCGGTAGCGAGTTCATCAAAACCATTCGCGGTGTCGGCTACGTGATGCCGAAGCTGTCATGA
- a CDS encoding tetratricopeptide repeat protein: protein MKALMLGALALISTSVLAAPVSYYQQSWAEIKYQTADEQQKQAFSDLRDKVQADVKAHPDDAGYLIWGAIISASYAGAKGGIGALKYVKEAKAELEQAIKLNGEALGGSAYTSLGSLYYQVPGWPIGFGDDDKAEANLKKGLAINPTGIDANFFYGDFLMDQGRYKEAKVYLDKALAAPARPGREVADAGRRGEIKERLDKVQAKLR from the coding sequence ATGAAAGCGTTGATGCTTGGTGCCCTGGCCCTTATCAGCACCAGCGTGCTGGCGGCGCCAGTGAGCTACTACCAGCAGAGCTGGGCAGAAATCAAATACCAGACCGCAGACGAGCAGCAAAAGCAGGCCTTTAGCGATTTGCGTGACAAGGTGCAGGCCGATGTCAAAGCGCATCCCGATGATGCCGGTTACCTTATCTGGGGTGCTATCATCAGCGCCAGCTACGCTGGCGCCAAAGGCGGTATCGGCGCCCTTAAATACGTGAAAGAAGCCAAAGCCGAACTGGAACAGGCAATCAAACTCAACGGCGAGGCGCTGGGCGGTTCAGCTTATACCTCCCTTGGCTCCCTGTATTATCAGGTACCGGGCTGGCCCATCGGCTTTGGCGACGACGACAAAGCGGAAGCCAACCTCAAAAAAGGCTTGGCCATTAACCCCACCGGTATTGACGCCAACTTCTTTTACGGGGATTTTTTGATGGACCAGGGCCGTTACAAGGAAGCCAAGGTGTACCTTGATAAGGCGCTGGCAGCCCCTGCCCGGCCTGGGCGGGAAGTGGCCGATGCCGGCCGCCGCGGTGAAATAAAAGAACGCCTGGACAAAGTGCAGGCCAAGTTACGATAG
- a CDS encoding SDR family oxidoreductase: protein MKTILLTGASGGIGQEIAKALAADGHRLLLVARNEDKLKALASSLPGEHLTLGLDLAASTAGSELAERVKELGVTLDVVINNAGTNQLKTFEQSSWQQIEQQIRLNLLAPMAVAHGLLPSLNSGAHLINIGSVLGEIGYPGYVAYGAAKGGLKRFSEALGRELQDQNIAVSYLAPRATNTPLNSPNAVALNKALGNKVDSPQVVAKAVQLLIQKPKASMVLGFPESLFTRVNALIPSAVDGAVKKQLATIKAHAKESS, encoded by the coding sequence ATGAAGACCATCTTATTGACAGGCGCCAGCGGCGGTATCGGCCAGGAAATTGCCAAAGCCCTGGCCGCCGACGGCCATCGCTTACTGCTGGTGGCCCGCAATGAAGACAAGCTAAAAGCCCTGGCCAGCAGCCTGCCCGGCGAGCATCTGACCCTGGGGCTCGACTTGGCCGCATCAACGGCGGGCAGCGAGCTTGCCGAACGGGTAAAAGAGCTGGGTGTGACGCTGGATGTGGTTATCAACAATGCCGGCACCAACCAGCTCAAGACCTTTGAACAAAGCAGCTGGCAGCAAATCGAGCAGCAAATTCGCCTGAACCTGCTGGCGCCCATGGCGGTGGCCCACGGCCTGCTGCCCAGCCTTAACAGTGGCGCGCACCTGATTAACATCGGCTCGGTGCTGGGGGAAATTGGGTATCCGGGGTATGTGGCCTATGGCGCCGCCAAAGGCGGGCTTAAGCGGTTTTCAGAAGCCCTTGGCCGCGAGCTGCAAGACCAGAACATTGCAGTGAGTTACTTGGCGCCCCGCGCCACCAACACCCCTCTTAACAGCCCCAACGCCGTGGCCCTTAACAAGGCCCTTGGCAACAAGGTGGACAGCCCACAGGTGGTGGCAAAGGCGGTGCAACTTCTCATTCAAAAACCCAAGGCCAGCATGGTGCTTGGCTTTCCCGAGAGCCTCTTTACCCGGGTGAATGCCCTTATTCCTTCGGCGGTGGACGGCGCGGTGAAAAAGCAGCTGGCCACCATCAAGGCCCATGCAAAGGAGTCATCATGA